In the genome of Pseudomonas sp. LBUM920, one region contains:
- the hisB gene encoding imidazoleglycerol-phosphate dehydratase HisB: MAERKASVERDTLETQIKASINLDGTGKARFDIGVPFLEHMLDQIARHGLIDLDIVSKGDLHIDDHHTVEDVGITLGQAFAKAIGDKKGIRRYGHAYVPLDEALSRVVIDFSGRPGLQMHVPYTRATVGGFDVDLFQEFFQGFVNHALVSLHIDNLRGTNTHHQIETVFKAFGRALRMAVELDDRMAGQMPSTKGVL, encoded by the coding sequence ATGGCCGAACGTAAGGCGTCCGTCGAGCGCGACACTCTGGAAACCCAGATCAAAGCCTCGATCAACCTGGATGGCACCGGAAAGGCCCGATTTGATATCGGTGTACCTTTTCTTGAGCACATGCTGGACCAGATCGCCCGTCACGGGCTGATCGACCTGGATATCGTCAGCAAGGGCGACCTGCATATCGACGACCACCACACGGTGGAAGACGTCGGTATCACGTTGGGCCAGGCTTTTGCCAAAGCCATCGGCGACAAAAAAGGCATCCGTCGCTACGGCCACGCCTATGTCCCGCTGGACGAAGCGCTGTCGCGCGTAGTCATCGACTTCTCCGGCCGCCCAGGCCTGCAGATGCACGTGCCCTACACCCGCGCCACCGTGGGCGGCTTCGACGTTGACCTGTTCCAGGAATTCTTCCAGGGCTTCGTCAACCACGCCCTTGTCAGCCTGCACATCGACAACCTGCGCGGCACCAACACCCACCACCAGATCGAAACCGTGTTCAAGGCTTTCGGCCGCGCGCTGCGCATGGCCGTGGAGTTGGATGACCGCATGGCCGGGCAAATGCCCTCGACCAAGGGCGTTCTGTAA
- a CDS encoding HdeD family acid-resistance protein — MIQIALLLFGVEFVRSKFWFLGLIGIVWGVMGVGVMIDGLDGELYFPLRAFGLLLLLESIVTLSVAASGVGTQRAVLYFKGGICFFVAVLILADKVYSNLLLAIIFGFTYFVIGLLTITSAWVVRFPRWRSSLISGGAQVVFAGLLVSPYPIANSATVSFFLGALMIVSGLNTVRIARRVRRLRHGTSTFELLAPRDLLSDFKKLPPQEPPPQLEPEPACTDPLVVHIWTPEGTASATTIPRPIINRYIAAVDAQGVISTGHAALELSPSVYLSLYPVADIDRSPSEFFRILKATRNNDVPGTFQPDYATEVANWCDSDRKIIFHRYSRKALIEFSNNYRQQATYNLTYRNCSSSVAFALEASMDGVLAERSRRWRSVLQTLLMPELWIAAQVRKRAMTMAWTPGLVMDYARALRVIVHPVPRPWFQRIPWRGQSTKALPDKKQD; from the coding sequence ATGATTCAGATTGCTTTACTGCTGTTCGGCGTTGAATTCGTCCGATCCAAATTCTGGTTTCTCGGCCTGATCGGTATCGTATGGGGCGTGATGGGCGTTGGCGTGATGATCGACGGCCTGGATGGCGAGTTGTACTTTCCGCTGCGCGCGTTCGGCTTGCTGTTGCTGCTGGAAAGCATTGTCACCCTGAGCGTGGCCGCCAGCGGCGTAGGTACTCAGCGCGCCGTGCTGTATTTCAAGGGCGGGATTTGCTTTTTTGTCGCGGTATTGATCCTCGCCGACAAGGTCTACAGCAACCTGCTGCTGGCGATCATTTTTGGCTTTACCTATTTTGTGATCGGCCTGCTGACCATCACCTCGGCCTGGGTCGTCAGGTTCCCGCGCTGGCGATCATCCTTGATCAGCGGCGGCGCCCAAGTGGTATTCGCCGGGTTGCTGGTCAGCCCCTACCCCATCGCCAACAGTGCCACCGTGTCTTTTTTTCTTGGCGCGCTGATGATCGTCAGCGGCCTGAACACGGTACGCATTGCGCGTCGCGTCAGGCGATTGCGCCATGGCACCTCGACGTTCGAGCTGCTTGCGCCCAGGGATCTGCTATCGGATTTCAAGAAGCTGCCGCCGCAGGAACCGCCGCCGCAGCTTGAGCCGGAGCCTGCCTGCACCGATCCACTGGTGGTGCATATCTGGACGCCGGAAGGCACCGCCAGCGCAACCACCATTCCCCGCCCGATCATCAATCGCTACATCGCGGCCGTGGACGCACAAGGTGTGATTTCAACCGGGCACGCTGCCCTTGAACTGTCGCCATCGGTGTACCTGAGCCTGTATCCGGTGGCAGACATCGATCGCTCACCGTCAGAGTTTTTCCGTATCCTCAAGGCCACCCGCAACAATGACGTGCCGGGCACCTTCCAGCCGGACTACGCCACCGAAGTGGCCAACTGGTGCGATTCGGACCGCAAGATCATTTTTCACCGGTACAGCCGCAAGGCGTTGATTGAGTTTTCCAATAACTATCGCCAACAGGCCACTTACAACCTGACCTACCGCAACTGCTCGAGCAGCGTGGCATTTGCCTTGGAAGCCTCGATGGATGGGGTATTGGCGGAACGCTCGCGACGCTGGCGGTCGGTGTTGCAGACCCTGCTCATGCCGGAACTGTGGATTGCCGCGCAAGTACGCAAGCGCGCCATGACCATGGCCTGGACACCCGGCCTGGTGATGGATTACGCACGAGCCTTGCGGGTGATTGTGCATCCGGTGCCGCGGCCATGGTTTCAACGCATCCCATGGCGCGGTCAATCAACCAAAGCCTTGCCTGACAAGAAGCAGGATTAG
- a CDS encoding AsmA family protein → MKAFGKILGLVLLGLLLIIVALGFALTHLFDPNDYKDEIRQIARDKAHIELTLNGDIGWSLFPWLGLELHEASVATMTNPTQPFADLQMLGLSVRVLPLLRREVQMSDVRVEGLNLRLNRDKQGHGNWEDIGKNVTEKPANAPVPAPEQTPAEPEPEKPPKPIRLDIDSLTINNARVEYNDEQTGKQYSAESIQLSAGAVHEGASIPLKLTAFLGSNQPLMRVKTELNGNLRIQRALQRYQFEDMKLSGEATGEPLLGKTVTFSTQGQLLVDLAANIAEWTNLKLSANQLRALGELKVNDLNKTPQLSGALSIAQFDLAKFLDSVGHPLPPMAAGSLSKVELVSRLKGTPTSAALEDLNLKLDSSTFTGRIAVEDFAKQSLRLQLKGDTFNADNYLPAKSETAKGAAAARQAEVQNSEAGAMAAGGTTPLPDAPTKGAWSTDKLLPLTRLRTLDVDADLAFGQLTLSKLPIQNAALKASGVDGQLKLDTLSGGLYNGTFQANGTLDVRQDIPVLALQTHIKQVPVERILQAQGQNPPVKGQITLDSNLNGRGNSQKALIDSLNGTASFVINNGALLNANIEQQLCTGIALLNRKTLSTTPQGKDTPFQELRGNLTLRNGVASNPDLKVRIPGLTVNGNGDIDLRVLGMDYRVGIIVEGDTRDVPDPACQVGSNFQGIEVPLRCRGPLELGAKACRLDKDGLTQVAVKAAGNKLSEKLEEKLDKVNPQLKDALKGLFKR, encoded by the coding sequence ATGAAAGCGTTCGGCAAAATCCTGGGTCTGGTACTTCTCGGGCTGTTGCTGATCATTGTGGCCCTGGGCTTTGCCCTGACCCACCTCTTCGATCCCAACGATTACAAAGACGAGATCCGCCAGATTGCCCGCGACAAGGCCCACATCGAGCTGACGCTCAATGGCGATATCGGTTGGAGCCTGTTCCCCTGGCTGGGCCTGGAATTGCACGAAGCCAGCGTCGCGACCATGACCAACCCGACTCAGCCGTTTGCCGACCTGCAGATGCTCGGCTTGTCGGTGCGCGTGCTGCCGCTGCTGCGCCGTGAAGTGCAGATGAGCGATGTGCGTGTCGAAGGCCTGAACCTGCGCCTCAACCGTGACAAGCAAGGCCACGGCAACTGGGAGGACATCGGCAAGAACGTAACCGAGAAACCGGCCAATGCGCCGGTGCCTGCCCCCGAGCAAACGCCGGCCGAACCTGAACCGGAAAAGCCGCCAAAACCGATCCGTCTGGACATCGACAGCCTGACCATCAACAACGCCCGCGTTGAATACAACGATGAGCAGACCGGCAAGCAGTACAGCGCCGAAAGCATCCAGTTGAGCGCCGGTGCCGTGCACGAAGGCGCGAGCATTCCGCTCAAACTCACGGCATTTCTGGGCAGCAACCAGCCGCTGATGCGCGTCAAGACCGAGTTGAACGGCAACCTGCGCATCCAGCGTGCGCTCCAGCGCTACCAGTTCGAAGACATGAAGCTGAGCGGCGAAGCCACCGGCGAGCCACTGCTGGGCAAGACCGTAACGTTCTCCACCCAGGGCCAACTGCTGGTGGACCTGGCGGCCAACATTGCCGAATGGACCAACCTGAAACTCTCCGCCAACCAGCTGCGCGCCTTGGGTGAACTGAAGGTCAATGACCTGAACAAAACCCCACAGCTCAGCGGCGCCCTGTCCATTGCCCAGTTTGACCTGGCCAAGTTCCTCGACAGCGTCGGCCACCCGTTGCCGCCGATGGCGGCGGGCAGCCTCAGCAAGGTCGAACTGGTCAGCCGCCTCAAGGGCACGCCTACCAGCGCGGCACTGGAAGACTTGAACCTGAAACTCGACAGCAGCACCTTCACCGGCCGCATCGCTGTAGAGGATTTCGCCAAGCAATCCCTGCGCCTGCAACTCAAAGGCGATACCTTCAACGCCGACAACTACCTGCCGGCCAAGTCCGAAACCGCCAAAGGCGCAGCGGCCGCACGCCAGGCCGAAGTGCAGAACAGCGAGGCCGGCGCCATGGCCGCCGGTGGCACCACACCGCTGCCGGACGCACCGACCAAAGGCGCGTGGAGCACCGACAAGCTGTTGCCACTCACGCGTCTGCGCACGCTGGACGTGGACGCCGACCTGGCCTTCGGTCAACTGACCCTGAGCAAGTTGCCGATCCAGAACGCGGCACTCAAAGCCTCCGGCGTCGATGGCCAGCTCAAGCTTGATACCCTCAGCGGCGGTCTCTACAACGGCACCTTCCAGGCCAACGGCACACTCGATGTGCGCCAGGACATCCCGGTGCTGGCGCTGCAAACCCACATCAAGCAAGTGCCGGTTGAGCGCATCCTGCAAGCTCAGGGGCAAAACCCGCCGGTAAAAGGCCAGATCACCCTCGACAGCAACCTCAACGGCCGTGGCAACAGCCAGAAGGCGCTGATCGACAGCCTTAACGGCACCGCCAGCTTTGTGATCAATAACGGCGCGCTGCTCAACGCCAACATTGAACAGCAGCTGTGCACCGGCATCGCACTGCTCAACCGCAAGACCTTGAGCACCACGCCACAAGGCAAGGACACGCCGTTCCAGGAACTGCGCGGCAACCTGACCTTGCGCAACGGCGTGGCCAGCAACCCGGACCTGAAAGTGCGTATCCCGGGCCTGACGGTCAACGGCAACGGTGACATCGACCTGCGCGTGCTGGGCATGGATTACCGCGTCGGCATTATCGTCGAAGGCGATACACGCGACGTGCCGGACCCGGCCTGCCAGGTCGGCTCCAACTTCCAGGGCATCGAAGTTCCGCTGCGCTGCCGTGGCCCGCTGGAACTGGGCGCCAAAGCCTGCCGCCTGGACAAGGACGGCTTGACTCAGGTTGCGGTCAAAGCCGCCGGCAACAAACTCAGCGAGAAGCTCGAAGAGAAACTCGACAAGGTCAACCCGCAGTTGAAAGACGCCCTTAAAGGCTTGTTCAAACGATGA
- the mutY gene encoding A/G-specific adenine glycosylase, which produces MRNEQFSQAVLDWYDRHGRHDLPWQQGITPYRVWVSEIMLQQTQVSTVLNYFDRFMASLPTVEALAAAPEDEVLHLWTGLGYYTRARNLQKTAKIVVAQYGGEFPKDVEKLTELPGIGLSTAGAIASLSMGLRAPILDGNVKRVLARFTAQEGYPGEPKVAKQLWATAERFTPHDRVNAYTQAMMDMGATLCTRSKPSCLLCPLEKGCEAHMLGLETRYPIPKPRKTIPQKRTLMPMLANAEGAILLYRRPSTGLWGGLWSLPELDDLQDLEHLANQHALALGTPHELPGLIHTFSHFQLAIEPWLVQVEESAHHVAEADWLWYNLATPPRLGLAAPVKKLLKCAADVLNAGVPS; this is translated from the coding sequence ATGAGAAACGAGCAGTTTTCACAGGCGGTGCTGGACTGGTACGACCGCCACGGCCGCCATGACCTGCCCTGGCAACAGGGCATTACGCCTTACCGGGTGTGGGTCTCGGAGATCATGCTGCAACAGACTCAGGTCAGCACCGTGCTCAACTACTTCGACCGGTTCATGGCTTCCCTGCCGACGGTCGAAGCCCTGGCCGCCGCGCCGGAAGACGAAGTGCTGCACCTGTGGACCGGCCTGGGTTACTACACCCGCGCACGCAACCTGCAGAAGACCGCCAAAATCGTCGTCGCCCAATACGGTGGCGAGTTTCCCAAGGACGTCGAAAAGCTCACTGAACTGCCCGGCATTGGCTTATCCACTGCCGGTGCGATCGCGAGCCTGAGCATGGGCCTGCGGGCGCCCATCCTCGACGGCAACGTCAAGCGCGTATTGGCGCGCTTTACCGCGCAAGAGGGCTACCCCGGCGAGCCCAAGGTCGCCAAGCAGCTCTGGGCCACCGCAGAGCGCTTTACGCCACACGATCGCGTCAACGCCTACACCCAGGCGATGATGGACATGGGCGCCACGCTCTGCACCCGTAGCAAACCCAGCTGCCTGCTGTGCCCGCTGGAAAAGGGCTGCGAGGCGCACATGCTCGGTCTGGAGACGCGCTACCCAATTCCCAAGCCGCGCAAGACCATCCCGCAAAAGCGCACGCTGATGCCGATGCTGGCTAACGCAGAGGGCGCGATTCTGCTTTACCGCCGCCCTTCGACGGGCCTGTGGGGCGGTTTGTGGAGTTTGCCCGAGCTGGACGACCTCCAAGACCTGGAACACCTGGCCAACCAGCACGCGCTCGCGCTGGGCACGCCGCATGAACTGCCGGGGCTGATCCACACCTTCAGCCATTTCCAGCTGGCCATCGAACCCTGGCTGGTCCAGGTGGAGGAATCCGCCCATCACGTGGCCGAGGCCGACTGGCTCTGGTATAACCTCGCCACCCCGCCGCGCCTGGGCCTTGCCGCCCCGGTAAAAAAACTGCTGAAGTGCGCGGCCGACGTATTGAACGCAGGAGTTCCGTCATGA
- a CDS encoding MASE1 domain-containing protein, with product MTIPRVLRRSGILLLWALTYYVTGMASLAFDDPVSKMAIIWFPAGVSVSAFLSSRRAHWPMLFLVLLIARVLLGAHGWEESPAAIALSAEALAGSIAIAWLVRRFARRGDDLHAIVLWLLATVAICGVQALIRKGWLMLAGETSPHTLMTNWMSGVNGVFFATVVVMNVLNSNLREFPTSAREKLAGAGWLLLLALNTWYVFGAAPHWLTSMLDTDAGAAVYFILACLPIALALAVCVTWRSPGGSIALLVLGSIVVNYTDQKTGPFYVPGLLEGEPLLLAQSYLSITALLVVVIRLMTQSAKPYDPQTGRLGGDGVMYQLHPETGDILWDDNLDSLLDIGTRPLGTIEQVLARVHPEDREKLKQHWSPDTRTHASSLAFRIDKGNGDWLTLYDQSPGAMRDARGQVFVGNWQSSRYC from the coding sequence GTGACGATACCCAGAGTCTTACGGCGCAGCGGCATTCTCCTCCTGTGGGCGCTGACCTACTACGTCACCGGCATGGCCTCGCTGGCCTTTGATGACCCCGTCTCGAAGATGGCGATTATCTGGTTTCCGGCGGGCGTCTCGGTGTCGGCCTTCCTGAGCTCGCGCCGTGCTCACTGGCCGATGCTGTTCCTTGTGTTGTTGATCGCGCGGGTGCTGCTCGGTGCGCACGGCTGGGAGGAGTCACCGGCCGCCATCGCGCTGTCGGCTGAGGCGCTGGCAGGTTCGATTGCCATTGCCTGGCTGGTACGGCGCTTCGCGCGCCGTGGCGACGACCTGCACGCCATCGTGCTGTGGTTGCTGGCGACCGTGGCCATTTGTGGCGTACAGGCGCTGATCAGGAAGGGTTGGCTGATGCTGGCCGGGGAAACATCACCCCATACGCTGATGACCAACTGGATGTCTGGCGTTAACGGTGTGTTCTTTGCGACCGTCGTGGTCATGAACGTGCTGAACAGCAACCTGCGCGAATTTCCCACCAGCGCGCGGGAGAAACTCGCCGGCGCAGGGTGGCTGCTGCTGCTCGCATTGAATACCTGGTACGTCTTCGGGGCCGCGCCGCACTGGCTCACCAGCATGCTGGACACCGATGCCGGCGCCGCGGTGTATTTCATCCTGGCCTGCCTGCCGATCGCCCTCGCCCTTGCTGTGTGCGTGACATGGCGCAGCCCTGGCGGCTCAATCGCGCTGCTGGTGCTGGGCAGCATCGTGGTCAATTACACCGATCAGAAGACCGGGCCGTTTTATGTGCCGGGCCTGCTCGAAGGCGAGCCTCTGCTGCTTGCGCAAAGCTACTTGTCCATTACCGCCCTGCTGGTGGTGGTGATACGCCTGATGACGCAATCGGCCAAGCCCTACGACCCGCAAACCGGGCGGCTGGGGGGCGACGGCGTGATGTACCAGTTGCATCCCGAAACAGGCGACATCCTCTGGGACGACAACCTTGATTCGCTACTGGATATCGGCACCCGGCCCCTGGGCACCATTGAGCAGGTGCTGGCGCGCGTGCACCCCGAAGACCGCGAAAAACTCAAACAGCACTGGTCGCCGGACACCCGTACCCACGCCTCATCGCTGGCCTTTCGCATCGACAAAGGTAACGGTGACTGGCTGACCCTTTACGACCAAAGCCCCGGCGCCATGCGCGATGCCAGGGGCCAAGTATTTGTCGGCAACTGGCAAAGCAGTCGCTATTGCTGA
- a CDS encoding OFA family MFS transporter, translating into MSTSTAAGSNAAQPAFLSKERIIAKPGFNRWLVPPAALAIHLCIGMAYGFSVFWLPLSKALGITAPVACAPDMSFITQVFSSQCDWPISMLGWIYTLFFIFLGCSAAIWGGWLEHAGPRKAGVVSALCWCGGLLISALGIYTHQIWLMWIGSGVIGGIGLGLGYISPVSTLIKWFPDKRGMATGMAIMGFGGGAMVGAPLAAALMGHFASPTSVGVWQSFVVMAVIYFVFMIGGALSYRVPPTGWKPEGWTAPVKKAANAMITHRHVHVNVAWKTPQFRLVWLVLCLNVSAGIGILGMASPLLQEVFGGKLLGVDVPFGQLDAGQLASIAAIAAGFTGLLSLFNIGGRFFWASFSDYLGRKNTYFVFFALGFALYALIPNLGHLGNVALFVAAFCIVLSMYGGGFATVPAYLADLFGTQMVGAIHGRLLTAWAAAGVLGPVLVNYLREYQLSIGVERAAAYDITLYILAGLLVLGFICNLLVRPVADKYFMTDAELAAEQALGHDKGATASTSLEWKASSASVPLAIVAWLAVGIPLAWGVWVTLQKTAVLFH; encoded by the coding sequence ATGAGCACAAGCACTGCGGCGGGTAGTAATGCCGCACAGCCTGCGTTCCTGTCCAAGGAACGCATTATCGCCAAGCCAGGGTTCAACCGCTGGCTGGTGCCACCGGCCGCTCTGGCCATCCACCTCTGCATCGGCATGGCCTACGGGTTCTCGGTGTTTTGGCTGCCGCTGTCCAAGGCGCTGGGTATCACTGCACCGGTCGCCTGCGCGCCGGACATGAGCTTCATCACACAAGTGTTCTCGTCCCAATGCGACTGGCCCATCTCCATGCTGGGCTGGATCTACACGCTGTTCTTCATCTTCCTGGGTTGCTCCGCAGCGATCTGGGGCGGCTGGCTGGAACATGCCGGGCCACGTAAAGCCGGCGTTGTATCGGCCTTGTGCTGGTGTGGCGGTCTGTTGATCTCGGCGTTGGGCATCTATACCCACCAGATCTGGCTGATGTGGATCGGCTCCGGCGTGATCGGCGGTATCGGCCTGGGCCTGGGCTACATTTCGCCCGTGTCGACCCTGATCAAATGGTTCCCGGACAAACGCGGCATGGCTACCGGCATGGCGATCATGGGTTTCGGCGGCGGCGCGATGGTTGGTGCTCCGTTGGCAGCCGCCCTGATGGGCCACTTCGCTTCGCCGACCAGCGTTGGCGTGTGGCAGAGCTTCGTGGTCATGGCCGTGATCTACTTCGTGTTCATGATCGGCGGCGCCTTGTCCTACCGCGTTCCGCCAACCGGCTGGAAGCCTGAGGGCTGGACCGCGCCGGTAAAAAAAGCCGCCAATGCGATGATCACCCACCGTCACGTTCACGTGAACGTGGCGTGGAAAACCCCGCAATTCCGCCTGGTGTGGCTGGTGCTGTGCCTGAACGTGTCTGCCGGTATCGGCATTCTCGGCATGGCGTCGCCGCTGCTGCAGGAAGTGTTCGGTGGCAAGTTGCTGGGTGTGGATGTGCCGTTCGGCCAACTGGATGCCGGGCAATTGGCGTCCATCGCGGCCATCGCCGCAGGCTTCACCGGCTTGTTGAGCCTGTTCAACATCGGTGGACGGTTCTTCTGGGCGTCGTTCTCCGACTACCTGGGCCGTAAAAATACCTACTTCGTGTTCTTCGCCTTAGGCTTTGCCCTCTACGCGCTGATCCCGAATCTGGGGCACCTGGGCAACGTGGCGCTGTTCGTGGCGGCGTTCTGCATCGTCCTGTCGATGTACGGCGGCGGTTTTGCGACCGTTCCGGCCTACCTGGCCGACCTGTTCGGCACCCAGATGGTCGGCGCGATCCACGGTCGCCTGTTGACCGCTTGGGCGGCGGCGGGCGTGTTGGGCCCGGTGCTGGTCAACTACCTGCGTGAGTATCAGCTGAGCATCGGCGTTGAACGTGCCGCAGCGTATGACATCACCTTGTACATCCTCGCCGGCCTGCTGGTGCTGGGTTTCATCTGCAACCTGCTGGTGCGCCCGGTGGCCGACAAGTACTTCATGACCGACGCGGAACTGGCTGCCGAACAGGCGCTGGGCCATGACAAAGGCGCCACTGCCTCTACCTCGCTGGAGTGGAAGGCCTCTTCCGCCAGCGTGCCATTGGCCATCGTGGCGTGGCTGGCGGTGGGTATTCCGTTGGCGTGGGGTGTGTGGGTGACCCTGCAGAAGACTGCGGTATTGTTCCACTGA
- the hisA gene encoding 1-(5-phosphoribosyl)-5-[(5-phosphoribosylamino)methylideneamino]imidazole-4-carboxamide isomerase, with product MLIIPAIDLKDGACVRLRQGRMEDSTVFSDDPVSMAAKWVEGGCRRLHLVDLNGAFEGQPVNGEVVTAIAKRYPNLPIQIGGGIRSLETIEHYVKAGVSYVIIGTKAVKDPAFVAQACRAFPGKVIVGLDAKDGFVATDGWAEISTVQVIDLAKQFEADGVSAIVYTDIAKDGMMQGCNVPFTAALAAATKIPVIASGGIHNLGDIKSLLDAKAPGIIGAITGRAIYEGTLDVAEAQAYCDAYNG from the coding sequence ATGCTGATTATCCCCGCTATCGATCTCAAGGACGGCGCTTGTGTACGCCTGCGCCAAGGCCGCATGGAAGACTCCACCGTGTTCTCCGATGACCCGGTGAGCATGGCTGCCAAATGGGTAGAAGGTGGCTGCCGTCGTCTGCATCTGGTGGACTTGAACGGCGCCTTCGAAGGCCAGCCGGTCAACGGTGAGGTGGTGACCGCCATTGCCAAGCGCTACCCGAACCTGCCGATCCAGATCGGCGGCGGCATTCGCTCCCTGGAAACCATCGAGCACTACGTCAAAGCTGGCGTGAGCTACGTGATCATCGGCACCAAGGCCGTGAAAGACCCGGCGTTCGTTGCCCAAGCCTGCCGCGCGTTCCCGGGCAAGGTGATTGTCGGCCTGGACGCCAAGGACGGCTTCGTCGCCACCGACGGCTGGGCTGAAATCAGCACCGTGCAAGTGATCGACCTGGCCAAGCAGTTCGAGGCCGACGGCGTGTCCGCCATCGTTTATACCGACATCGCCAAAGACGGCATGATGCAGGGCTGCAACGTGCCGTTCACCGCCGCGTTGGCTGCCGCCACCAAGATTCCAGTGATCGCTTCCGGTGGTATCCACAACCTGGGCGACATCAAATCGCTGCTGGACGCCAAGGCGCCTGGCATCATCGGCGCCATCACCGGCCGTGCGATCTATGAAGGTACCCTGGACGTCGCCGAAGCCCAGGCTTACTGCGATGCCTACAACGGCTGA
- the hisH gene encoding imidazole glycerol phosphate synthase subunit HisH: MQTVAVIDYGMGNLHSVAKALEHVGAGKVLITSDANVIREADRVVFPGVGAIRDCMAEIRRLGFDSLVREVSQDRPFLGICVGMQALLERSEENAGVDCIGLFPGQVKFFGKDLHEDGEHLKVPHMGWNEVRRTVDHPLWHEIPDMARFYFVHSYYIAAGNPRQVVGGGHYGVDFAAALAEGSRFAVQFHPEKSHTHGLQLLQNFAAWDGRW; the protein is encoded by the coding sequence ATGCAGACGGTCGCGGTTATCGATTACGGCATGGGTAACCTGCACTCGGTGGCCAAGGCCCTCGAGCACGTAGGCGCCGGCAAGGTGCTGATCACCAGTGACGCCAACGTGATTCGCGAAGCCGACCGGGTGGTATTTCCTGGGGTTGGCGCGATTCGCGATTGCATGGCCGAGATCCGCCGCCTGGGCTTTGACAGCCTGGTGCGCGAAGTCAGCCAGGACCGCCCGTTCCTCGGCATCTGTGTGGGCATGCAAGCCTTGCTTGAGCGCAGTGAAGAGAACGCCGGCGTTGACTGCATCGGCCTGTTTCCAGGCCAGGTGAAGTTCTTTGGCAAGGACCTGCACGAAGACGGCGAGCACTTGAAAGTCCCGCACATGGGCTGGAACGAGGTGCGCCGCACCGTCGACCACCCGCTGTGGCACGAAATCCCGGACATGGCGCGTTTCTACTTTGTGCACAGCTACTACATCGCCGCCGGTAACCCGCGTCAGGTGGTCGGTGGCGGGCACTACGGCGTCGACTTCGCCGCAGCGCTGGCCGAAGGTTCGCGTTTTGCCGTGCAATTCCACCCGGAGAAGAGCCATACCCATGGCCTGCAATTGCTGCAGAACTTCGCCGCGTGGGATGGCCGGTGGTAA
- the hisF gene encoding imidazole glycerol phosphate synthase subunit HisF, which yields MALAKRIIPCLDVDNGRVVKGVKFENIRDAGDPVEIARRYDEQGADEITFLDITASVDGRDTTLHTVERMASQVFIPLTVGGGVRTVQDIRNLLNAGADKVSINTAAVFNPEFVGEAAQHFGSQCIVVAIDAKKVSGPGETPRWEIFTHGGRKPTGLDAVEWAMKMEGLGAGEILLTSMDQDGMKNGFDLGVTRAISDALGIPVIASGGVGNLQHLADGVIEGHASAVLAASIFHFGEYTVPEAKAYMAARGIVVR from the coding sequence ATGGCGCTGGCCAAACGCATCATCCCTTGCCTGGACGTCGACAACGGTCGCGTGGTCAAGGGCGTCAAGTTCGAGAACATCCGTGACGCCGGCGACCCGGTGGAAATCGCCCGTCGCTACGATGAACAAGGTGCCGACGAGATTACCTTTCTCGACATCACCGCCAGCGTCGATGGCCGTGACACCACGCTGCATACCGTGGAGCGCATGGCCAGCCAGGTGTTTATCCCGCTGACCGTGGGCGGTGGCGTGCGCACCGTGCAAGACATCCGCAACCTGCTCAATGCCGGTGCGGACAAGGTCTCGATCAACACCGCCGCCGTGTTCAACCCGGAGTTTGTCGGCGAAGCCGCGCAGCACTTTGGTTCACAATGCATCGTGGTCGCCATCGACGCCAAGAAAGTCTCCGGGCCTGGCGAAACCCCGCGTTGGGAGATCTTCACCCACGGCGGTCGCAAACCTACCGGGCTGGACGCGGTGGAGTGGGCGATGAAGATGGAAGGCCTGGGCGCCGGTGAAATCCTGCTGACCAGCATGGACCAGGACGGCATGAAAAACGGCTTCGACCTCGGCGTGACCCGCGCCATCAGCGATGCGCTGGGCATTCCGGTCATTGCGTCCGGCGGTGTCGGCAACCTGCAGCACCTGGCCGACGGCGTGATCGAAGGCCACGCCAGTGCGGTGCTGGCGGCAAGCATTTTCCATTTTGGCGAATACACCGTTCCGGAGGCCAAGGCCTACATGGCGGCGCGCGGTATCGTCGTTCGCTAA
- a CDS encoding DUF2164 domain-containing protein, with protein MAKKPKVPILNLTPEQEREATLKIKRFMEDRFELKLGSFEVAELLELFTTEVAPHYYNRAIFDTQTLLKERFESIESDLWSLEKP; from the coding sequence ATGGCCAAGAAGCCGAAAGTGCCGATCTTGAACCTCACGCCCGAACAGGAGCGTGAGGCGACGCTCAAGATCAAGCGCTTCATGGAAGACCGCTTTGAGCTCAAGTTGGGCTCGTTCGAGGTCGCCGAGCTTCTTGAGCTGTTCACCACCGAAGTAGCGCCGCACTATTACAACAGGGCGATTTTCGACACGCAGACGCTCCTTAAAGAAAGGTTCGAAAGCATCGAAAGCGACTTGTGGTCGCTTGAGAAACCCTGA